A window of Chaetodon auriga isolate fChaAug3 chromosome 2, fChaAug3.hap1, whole genome shotgun sequence contains these coding sequences:
- the LOC143332564 gene encoding serine/threonine-protein kinase 35-like, with product MDTVGGDNWRRRTRSARACRRQQTGARADESNVLRGLSVGNTEEDRVMKGDTGLFKQNNLEQRVMAPRYSLLREVGRGTYGVVYEAVARRSGAKVAVKKLRCDAPENVELALQEFWALASLEKRHQNVVQLEECVLQKNGMAQKMSHGNKRSKQYLRLVETSLKGERVIGPPEEPCYLWFVMEFCEGGDLNQFILSRRPNSQTNNSFMLQLTSAVAFLHENNIVHRDLKPDNILISEKSGTPVLKVADFGLSKVCAGLGDTTEGKEGEDKNKNVNVNKFWLSSTCGSDFFMAPEVWEGHYTAKADIFALGIIIWAMLERITFIDAESKRELLGTYVRQGADIVPVGEALLENPKMVLNIPQKRRSCMSDGVKKLLQDMLAVNPQDRPNAFELQARMDKVMCAA from the exons ATGGATACAGTTGGTGGTGACAACTGGCGGAGACGCACAAGGAGCGCGCGAGCGTGCCGCAGACAACAAACCGGAGCACGAGCCGACGAGTCCAATGTGCTGCGGGGTCTCAGCGTGGGAAACACGGAAGAAGACCGTGTCATGAAGGGGGACACCGGCCTCTTCAagcagaacaacctggagcagAGGGTCATGGCCCCCCGATACAGCCTTCTACGGGAGGTGGGAAGGGGCACATACGGCGTGGTGTACGAGGCGGTGGCCCGGAGGTCCGGTGCTAAAGTTGCCGTGAAGAAACTGCGATGCGACGCGCCGGAAAACGTTGAGCTCGCCCTGCAGGAGTTCTGGGCGCTGGCAAGTCTGGAGAAACGGCACCAAAACGTGGTTCAGCTGGAagagtgtgtgctgcagaaGAACGGCATGGCCCAGAAAATGAGTCACGGGAACAAACGGTCCAAACAGTACCTGCGTCTGGTGGAGACTTCACTAAAAG GTGAGAGAGTGATTGGTCCTCCAGAGGAGCCTTGCTACCTCTGGTTCGTCATGGAGTTCTGCGAAGGCGGTGACCTCAACCAGTTCATCCTGTCTCGGCGGCCCAACTCACAGACCAACAACAGCTTTATGCTCCAGCTGACCAGTGCTGTTGCTTTCCTGCATGAAAACAACATTGTCCACAGAGACCTCAAACCTGACAATATCCTCATCTCCGAGAAGTCAGGGACTCCAGTTCTCAAGGTGGCCGACTTTGGCCTGAGTAAAGTTTGTGCGGGTTTAGGAGACACCACTGAGGGTAAAGAAGGCGAAGACAAgaacaaaaatgtcaatgtcaacAAGTTTTGGTTGTCATCAACATGTGGCTCAGACTTCTTTATGGCTCCTGAGGTATGGGAGGGCCACTACACAGCCAAGGCTGACATTTTTGCCCTAGGGATCATCATCTGGGCCATGTTGGAAAGAATTACTTTCATTGATGCAGAGTCTAAGCGGGAGCTGCTGGGTACATACGTGAGACAAGGAGCAGACATTGTGCCGGTGGGTGAGGCACTGTTAGAGAATCCAAAGATGGTACTGAACATCCCACAGAAACGCAGGTCATGCATGTCCGATGGCgtgaagaagctgctgcaggacatGCTTGCTGTCAACCCTCAGGACCGGCCAAATGCTTTTGAGCTGCAGGCCAGGATGGACAAGGTTATGTGTGCTGCATGA
- the LOC143332300 gene encoding CCN family member 5-like, giving the protein MKMDRRDTQLVSLLLCIITQVWCQLCTGPCQCPPTAPRCPVGIPLMLDSCGCCQVCARQEGEACTDRLPCDTHRGLQCDYSASFPGGPGQCVGQNELGCEMNGRRLQEGQVFQPSCAHLCRCLGGGVTCVPLCSDDLQKSTDKCPNPQLVRLPGRCCKEWVCDGLDNTISSNPSAAEQASQNYGGGLSRPSFGSISNCIEWTSDWSPCSHSCGPGVSTRTTNRNWACRLQTETRLCQIRPCQTLLQGLRRLQVASGVCESSYGSPLSIQLEHQGCWSTRAYRPRFCALTCSEGRCCNPSHTRTVRMVFRCPQGRLIQQQVMMIESCSCSTSTCHQSPATAARSVLSWM; this is encoded by the exons aTGAAGATGGACAGAAGAGACACCCAGCTGGTTTCTTTGCTGTTGTGTATCATCACTCAG GTGTGGTGCCAGCTGTGTACTGGGCCATGCCAGTGCCCGCCCACCGCGCCACGCTGCCCTGTTGGCATTCCTCTGATGTTAGACAGCTGTGGGTGCTGCCAGGTGTGTGCGAGGCAGGAGGGTGAAGCCTGCACTGACCGACTGCCCTGTGACACCCACCGAGGGCTGCAGTGTGACTACAGCGCCAGCTTCCCTGGAGGGCCGGGACAGTGTGTTG GTCAGAATGAGCTGGGCTGTGAGATGAATGGCAGAAGGCTGCAGGAGGGACAAGTATTTCAGCCTTCCTGTGCCCATCTCTGCCGGTGCCTGGGGGGAGGGGTGACCTGTGTGCCGCTGTGCAGCGATGATCTGCAGAAGTCCACTGATAAGTGCCCCAACCCTCAGCTGGTGAGACTACCAGGGCGCTGCTGCAAAGAGTGGGTGTGTGATGGCTTGGACAACACAATTTCCTCAAATCCATCAGCAG CAGAGCAAGCGAGTCAGAACTACGGTGGAGGGCTGTCCAGGCCATCATTTGGCTCAATTTCCAACTGTATCGAGTGGACCTCAGACTGGAGCCCCTGTTCCCACAGCTGTGGCCCAGGTGTCTCCACCCGTACCACAAACAGGAACTGGGCTTGTCGCCTGCAGACTGAGACCAGACTGTGCCAGATCAGGCCATGCCAGACTCTGCTTCAGGGACTACGAAGGCTGCAGGTA GCTTCAGGGGTGTGTGAGAGCAGCTATGGTTCACCTCTGTCCATTCAGCTTGAGCACCAGGGCTGCTGGAGCACCAGAGCCTACCGTCCCAGGTTCTGTGCCTTGACCTGTTCGGAGGGACGCTGCTGTAACCCCTCTCACACCAGGACAGTGCGGATGGTTTTCCGCTGCCCCCAAGGCAGGctcatccagcagcaggtgatgaTGATCGAGTCCTGCTCCTGCAGCACCTCCACCTGCCACCAATCCCCAGCCACAGCTGCACGGAGTGTCCTGTCCTGGATGTGA
- the LOC143331417 gene encoding P2Y purinoceptor 1-like, which translates to MPENITHGACESINLNFTHTFLPPVFVTVFVVGTLSNIWGLRSVCTSWNNIGNINIFMLNLGVADLLYLFTLPFLVDYYARNSRWQFGQPFCKVTRFCFNLNLYGSIGFLTCISIYRYLGIVHPMRVMGKISSRHSLAISTLVWFFVIIQILPDMLFDKNDVNLPNACFDTTSNEQIRAYLPYSVLWTVTGFAIPLVIILVCYGHIVVVLATKANVNPVLKQRCLKLVVILVILFSICFIPYHVFRNVNLNTRILKQNGICKPSFRNIYIAHQVGRFLSCLNSAINPLIYIVGNDDFLVKLHDFSKRARLSLSGLRGAVLYRKPMEADKDSPSETCVDLMKG; encoded by the coding sequence ATGCCTGAAAATATCACGCACGGAGCCTGCGAGAGCATCAACCTGAACTTTACGCACACCTTTCTGCCGCCCGTTTTCGTCACTGTGTTCGTCGTTGGGACGCTGTCCAACATCTGGGGGCTGAGAAGCGTGTGTACCAGCTGGAACAACATCGGTAACATCAATATCTTCATGCTCAACCTGGGGGTGGCGGACCTGCTATACCTATTCACGCTGCCGTTCCTCGTGGACTATTACGCGCGCAACAGCCGCTGGCAGTTCGGCCAGCCTTTCTGCAAGGTGACCCGCTTCTGCTTCAACCTCAACCTTTACGGCAGCATCGGCTTCCTCACATGCATCAGCATCTATAGGTACCTAGGCATTGTGCACCCCATGAGAGTGATGGGAAAAATCAGCAGCCGGCACTCGCTAGCTATAAGCACTCTGGTTTGGTTTTTCGTCATTATTCAGATTCTCCCTGATATGTTATTCGATAAGAATGATGTAAATTTGCCAAACGCGTGTTTCGACACCACCTCTAACGAACAGATCAGAGCCTACTTGCCTTACAGCGTCCTCTGGACCGTCACAGGATTTGCCATACCACTGGTTATCATTTTGGTCTGTTATGGACACATTGTTGTGGTTCTTGCCACAAAAGCCAACGTCAATCCTGTACTGAAGCAGCGGTGTTTGAAACTGGTCGTGATTCTGGTGATACTGTTCTCCATCTGTTTTATTCCCTACCACGTGTTTAGAAATGTGAATCTGAACACCAGGATTCTGAAACAAAATGGAATTTGCAAGCCCAGCTTCCGCAATATCTACATTGCGCATCAGGTCGGCAGATTTCTGTCTTGTCTGAACAGCGCAATAAACCCGCTAATTTATATAGTTGGAAATGATGATTTCCTTGTGAAGCTTCATGACTTCAGTAAGCGGGCCCGGCTGTCTCTGTCAGGCCTGAGGGGCGCAGTCCTTTACCGCAAACCGATGGAAGCAGACAAGGATTCACCGTCAGAGACTTGCGTCGACCTGATGAAAGGATAA